From Procambarus clarkii isolate CNS0578487 chromosome 65, FALCON_Pclarkii_2.0, whole genome shotgun sequence, one genomic window encodes:
- the LOC123771018 gene encoding purine nucleoside phosphorylase isoform X3: MSSLLNNLIVTGSSGGKESNSPFVQTQNNSTENVAPARYPYEVIKESADYLLSGTRHRPKIGVICGSGLGGLADTLDDRDVFPYQNIPNFPESTVAGHAGRMVIGRLSGVPVMCMQGRFHSYEGYPLWKCAMPVRVMKLMGVEQIVVTNAAGGLNPNFKVGDIMIIKDHINMQGFAGDSPLRGRNDERFGPRFPAMNNAYDKNLREMAKKIVAEMNLTNVVQEGVYVMLGGPTYETVAELRLLRLLGVDAVGMSTVPEVVVARHCGLKVFAFSLITNECITHYDTDAQANHEEVIEVANKRKKDLQDLAYRIIVQMSKNSQES, translated from the exons ATGTGGCACCTGCAAG GTACCCTTACGAAGTAATCAAGGAGAGTGCCGACTACCTGCTTTCTGGAACTCGACACAGGCCCAAGATTGGAGTTATCTGTGGTTCTGGTCTTG GTGGTCTAGCAGACACCCTGGATGATAGGGACGTGTTCCCTTATCAGAATATCCCCAACTTCCCGGAGTCAACTGTGGCTGGCCATGCAGGCAGGATGGTCATAGGGCGTCTCTCTGGTGttccagtcatgtgcatgcagggACGCTTCCATTCCTATGAAGGTTATCCTCTCTGGAAG TGTGCTATGCCGGTACGAGTGATGAAGCTGATGGGTGTTGAGCAGATCGTTGTCACCAATGCAGCCGGAGGCCTCAACCCAAATTTCAAAGTTGGTGACATCATGATTATTAAGGATCACATCAATATGCAA GGGTTTGCTGGAGACTCGCCACTGAGAGGCAGGAATGATGAACGGTTTGGCCCTCGCTTCCCTGCCATGAACAATGCGTACGACAAGAATCTCCGTGAGATGGCAAAGAAGATTGTTGCTGAAATGAATCTAACAAATGTAGTTCAAGAAGGTGTTTATGTCATGCTCGGTGGGCCCACCTATGAGACTGTTGCTGAACTCCGTCTCCTGAGACTACTTGGAGTGGATGCTGTGGGAATGAGCACAGTGCCTGAG GTTGTGGTAGCACGACATTGTGGACTGAAAGTATTTGCCTTCTCACTGATCACAAACGAATGTATCACCCATTACGACACGGATGCACAAGCCAACCATGAGGAG GTCATAGAAGTTGCCAACAAACGCAAAAAGGACTTGCAAGATCTGGCCTACAGAATTATTGTACAAATGTCCAAGAATAGTCAGGAAAGTTGA
- the LOC123771018 gene encoding purine nucleoside phosphorylase isoform X2, with translation MSSLLNNLIVTGSSGGKESNSPFVQTQNNSTENVAPASNREQLQALASGGGSMCLEQVVIGEEIPYPYEVIKESADYLLSGTRHRPKIGVICGSGLGGLADTLDDRDVFPYQNIPNFPESTVAGHAGRMVIGRLSGVPVMCMQGRFHSYEGYPLWKCAMPVRVMKLMGVEQIVVTNAAGGLNPNFKVGDIMIIKDHINMQGFAGDSPLRGRNDERFGPRFPAMNNAYDKNLREMAKKIVAEMNLTNVVQEGVYVMLGGPTYETVAELRLLRLLGVDAVGMSTVPEVVVARHCGLKVFAFSLITNECITHYDTDAQANHEEVIEVANKRKKDLQDLAYRIIVQMSKNSQES, from the exons ATGTGGCACCTGCAAG CAACCGAGAGCAGCTACAAGCACTGGCTTCTGGTGGAGGCAGCATGTGCCTGGAGCAAGTTGTCATTGGAGAAGAGATCCC GTACCCTTACGAAGTAATCAAGGAGAGTGCCGACTACCTGCTTTCTGGAACTCGACACAGGCCCAAGATTGGAGTTATCTGTGGTTCTGGTCTTG GTGGTCTAGCAGACACCCTGGATGATAGGGACGTGTTCCCTTATCAGAATATCCCCAACTTCCCGGAGTCAACTGTGGCTGGCCATGCAGGCAGGATGGTCATAGGGCGTCTCTCTGGTGttccagtcatgtgcatgcagggACGCTTCCATTCCTATGAAGGTTATCCTCTCTGGAAG TGTGCTATGCCGGTACGAGTGATGAAGCTGATGGGTGTTGAGCAGATCGTTGTCACCAATGCAGCCGGAGGCCTCAACCCAAATTTCAAAGTTGGTGACATCATGATTATTAAGGATCACATCAATATGCAA GGGTTTGCTGGAGACTCGCCACTGAGAGGCAGGAATGATGAACGGTTTGGCCCTCGCTTCCCTGCCATGAACAATGCGTACGACAAGAATCTCCGTGAGATGGCAAAGAAGATTGTTGCTGAAATGAATCTAACAAATGTAGTTCAAGAAGGTGTTTATGTCATGCTCGGTGGGCCCACCTATGAGACTGTTGCTGAACTCCGTCTCCTGAGACTACTTGGAGTGGATGCTGTGGGAATGAGCACAGTGCCTGAG GTTGTGGTAGCACGACATTGTGGACTGAAAGTATTTGCCTTCTCACTGATCACAAACGAATGTATCACCCATTACGACACGGATGCACAAGCCAACCATGAGGAG GTCATAGAAGTTGCCAACAAACGCAAAAAGGACTTGCAAGATCTGGCCTACAGAATTATTGTACAAATGTCCAAGAATAGTCAGGAAAGTTGA
- the LOC123771018 gene encoding purine nucleoside phosphorylase isoform X1 yields the protein MSSLLNNLIVTGSSGGKESNSPFVQTQNNSTENVAPASSNREQLQALASGGGSMCLEQVVIGEEIPYPYEVIKESADYLLSGTRHRPKIGVICGSGLGGLADTLDDRDVFPYQNIPNFPESTVAGHAGRMVIGRLSGVPVMCMQGRFHSYEGYPLWKCAMPVRVMKLMGVEQIVVTNAAGGLNPNFKVGDIMIIKDHINMQGFAGDSPLRGRNDERFGPRFPAMNNAYDKNLREMAKKIVAEMNLTNVVQEGVYVMLGGPTYETVAELRLLRLLGVDAVGMSTVPEVVVARHCGLKVFAFSLITNECITHYDTDAQANHEEVIEVANKRKKDLQDLAYRIIVQMSKNSQES from the exons ATGTGGCACCTGCAAG CAGCAACCGAGAGCAGCTACAAGCACTGGCTTCTGGTGGAGGCAGCATGTGCCTGGAGCAAGTTGTCATTGGAGAAGAGATCCC GTACCCTTACGAAGTAATCAAGGAGAGTGCCGACTACCTGCTTTCTGGAACTCGACACAGGCCCAAGATTGGAGTTATCTGTGGTTCTGGTCTTG GTGGTCTAGCAGACACCCTGGATGATAGGGACGTGTTCCCTTATCAGAATATCCCCAACTTCCCGGAGTCAACTGTGGCTGGCCATGCAGGCAGGATGGTCATAGGGCGTCTCTCTGGTGttccagtcatgtgcatgcagggACGCTTCCATTCCTATGAAGGTTATCCTCTCTGGAAG TGTGCTATGCCGGTACGAGTGATGAAGCTGATGGGTGTTGAGCAGATCGTTGTCACCAATGCAGCCGGAGGCCTCAACCCAAATTTCAAAGTTGGTGACATCATGATTATTAAGGATCACATCAATATGCAA GGGTTTGCTGGAGACTCGCCACTGAGAGGCAGGAATGATGAACGGTTTGGCCCTCGCTTCCCTGCCATGAACAATGCGTACGACAAGAATCTCCGTGAGATGGCAAAGAAGATTGTTGCTGAAATGAATCTAACAAATGTAGTTCAAGAAGGTGTTTATGTCATGCTCGGTGGGCCCACCTATGAGACTGTTGCTGAACTCCGTCTCCTGAGACTACTTGGAGTGGATGCTGTGGGAATGAGCACAGTGCCTGAG GTTGTGGTAGCACGACATTGTGGACTGAAAGTATTTGCCTTCTCACTGATCACAAACGAATGTATCACCCATTACGACACGGATGCACAAGCCAACCATGAGGAG GTCATAGAAGTTGCCAACAAACGCAAAAAGGACTTGCAAGATCTGGCCTACAGAATTATTGTACAAATGTCCAAGAATAGTCAGGAAAGTTGA